The following proteins are encoded in a genomic region of Streptomyces sp. NBC_01723:
- a CDS encoding response regulator transcription factor, with the protein MTTVLIADDQPLQRFGFRMLLESQDDMTVVGEAPGGAEAVRLTAELHPDVVLMDVRMPGLDGIEATRRIVATGGGTRVLILTTFDLDEYAYSGLRAGASGFLVKDAQPEELLAGIRSVATGDAVVAPSLTRRLLDAYVHHLPDASAEPDDTLDTRLTALTDRETEILRVMGQGWTNTEIAERLHLAESTVKTHVGRILSKTGSRDRVQAVILAYDTKLVRPS; encoded by the coding sequence GTGACCACCGTCCTCATCGCCGACGACCAGCCCCTGCAGCGGTTCGGCTTCCGGATGCTCCTGGAGAGCCAGGACGACATGACCGTCGTGGGCGAGGCGCCGGGCGGCGCCGAGGCCGTCCGCCTGACGGCCGAACTCCACCCCGACGTCGTCCTCATGGACGTCCGCATGCCCGGCCTGGACGGCATCGAGGCGACCCGCCGCATCGTCGCGACCGGCGGCGGCACCCGGGTCCTCATCCTCACGACCTTCGACCTCGACGAGTACGCCTACTCCGGCCTGCGCGCCGGCGCGTCCGGCTTCCTCGTGAAGGACGCCCAGCCCGAGGAACTCCTCGCCGGCATCCGGTCAGTGGCCACGGGCGACGCGGTGGTCGCCCCCAGCCTCACCCGCCGCCTGCTCGACGCCTACGTCCACCACCTGCCGGACGCATCCGCCGAGCCCGACGACACCCTCGATACCCGCCTGACCGCCCTCACCGACCGCGAGACCGAGATCCTGCGGGTCATGGGCCAGGGCTGGACCAACACGGAGATAGCGGAGCGCCTGCACCTGGCCGAGTCGACGGTGAAGACCCACGTGGGCCGCATCCTGTCCAAGACCGGTTCCCGCGACCGCGTCCAGGCGGTGATCCTGGCCTATGACACGAAACTGGTGAGACCCTCATAA